CCAGCTTGTCTGTCATGATTGCTTTTTTCATATCAGCGATCAGCCTGGGCAATGTTGCATAGTAAACAGTCATGCCTCCTCGGAGCGCCTCCATGGACAGAGCAACAGACAGATGTGTTTTTCCAACGCCAGGCGGTCCTAAGAGTATCACATTCTCCTTTCGGGCAGCGAAAGCCAGTGTAGAGAGTTCTTTTATCTGCCTGGGATCTATGCTCGGCTGGAATGAGAAGTCAAACTCTTCTATTGTTTTGTGGTGAGGCAGTCGTGAGAGTTTTATACGTGTTTCCTCGCTTCGCCTCTTCCTTTCCTCCTTTTCAGAATTTAGCAGCCCCAAAAGAAACGACAGATATGTGGCTTCTTCTTTGACCGCTTTCTCCAGGTGAGCATCCAGAAGGTCCGCTGCAGTCTTGATGCCCATTTCTAAAAGCAGTTCTCTGGCCTGTTCAAGCTCCATCATTTATATTACTCCCGCTACCTGGTCGTAAATTGCCAGAGGACGTGTCTCAACTGAAATGTCTTGTATCTTATACGCATACGACAGAGGGGCAGCGATGCCATTTCTTTCTGCAAGACCTTCGTATTGCCCTTTGAGCCATACTATCCTGCCTGAGGTATATTCGACTTTGTGCTGAACTATACGGACATTCCCTTCATAGGCTTCAAAGTATTCTCCGCATATCCTTACTCTCAGTTCTCGGCCGCTGTAGCACCATG
This window of the Synergistaceae bacterium genome carries:
- a CDS encoding ATP-binding protein, which translates into the protein MMELEQARELLLEMGIKTAADLLDAHLEKAVKEEATYLSFLLGLLNSEKEERKRRSEETRIKLSRLPHHKTIEEFDFSFQPSIDPRQIKELSTLAFAARKENVILLGPPGVGKTHLSVALSMEALRGGMTVYYATLPRLIADMKKAIMTDKL
- a CDS encoding Mu transposase C-terminal domain-containing protein, producing the protein MNSKRHGTTGEIPLESLMKEPLLGLPSKEIRDKYRWETRKVTRDGFISFDGARYGVPWCYSGRELRVRICGEYFEAYEGNVRIVQHKVEYTSGRIVWLKGQYEGLAERNGIAAPLSYAYKIQDISVETRPLAIYDQVAGVI